A part of Streptomyces sp. NBC_00557 genomic DNA contains:
- a CDS encoding pyridoxamine 5'-phosphate oxidase family protein, whose product MGKTYERIDGRLRTFIEEQPLFFTATAPLSGDGTVNLSPKGLKGSFAVLDERTVAYLDFAGSNAETIAHLRENGRITLMWCAFQGPPNIVRVHGRGEPVFRDDPRFKDLLSRFPGIDPSTHGLRAIIVVHAELIRDTCGYAVPYMAYEADRDLHGKRFAREDDVSLSAYFEKKEHVATSLDGLPGLPLPLPPSTV is encoded by the coding sequence ATGGGAAAGACCTATGAGCGCATCGACGGCAGGCTCCGGACGTTCATCGAGGAGCAGCCCCTCTTCTTCACCGCGACCGCCCCGCTGTCCGGCGACGGCACGGTCAACCTCTCCCCCAAGGGCCTCAAGGGATCCTTCGCCGTGCTCGACGAACGTACCGTGGCCTACCTGGACTTCGCCGGGTCCAACGCCGAGACCATCGCGCACCTCCGGGAGAACGGGCGGATCACCCTGATGTGGTGCGCCTTCCAGGGCCCGCCGAACATCGTGCGCGTGCACGGCAGGGGCGAGCCCGTCTTCCGGGACGACCCGCGCTTCAAGGACCTGCTCAGCCGTTTCCCCGGCATCGACCCGAGCACGCACGGGCTGCGCGCGATCATCGTCGTCCACGCGGAGCTGATCCGCGACACCTGCGGGTACGCCGTCCCCTACATGGCGTACGAGGCGGACCGCGACCTGCACGGAAAGCGTTTCGCGCGGGAGGACGACGTCTCCCTGAGCGCGTACTTCGAGAAGAAGGAGCACGTGGCGACGAGCCTGGACGGACTGCCCGGGCTGCCGCTCCCCCTGCCTCCGTCTACCGTCTGA
- a CDS encoding response regulator transcription factor has translation MNTTRSGRPALTRPDGTPVRVLVVDDDPDLAEVLTGALRYEGWQVRAAGDGAAALDGARELLPDAVVLDVMLPDTDGFAVLRRLREVKPDVCVLFLTARDAVEDRIAGITAGGDDYVTKPFSLEEVVARLRGLLRRAGMARQQEEGPRLTVGDLVMDEEAREVSRAGELIELSPTEFELLRFLMRNPRRVLSKAQILDRVWSYDFGGRAHVVELYISYLRKKVDAGRAPMIHTVRGAGYVLKPVTT, from the coding sequence ATGAACACGACCCGTTCCGGCCGCCCGGCCCTCACCCGACCCGACGGCACCCCCGTGCGCGTCCTCGTCGTCGACGACGACCCCGACCTCGCCGAGGTGCTCACCGGCGCCCTGCGCTACGAGGGCTGGCAGGTGCGCGCGGCCGGCGACGGCGCCGCGGCCCTCGACGGCGCGCGCGAGCTGCTGCCCGACGCCGTGGTCCTGGACGTGATGCTCCCGGACACCGACGGCTTCGCCGTGCTGCGCCGGCTGCGCGAGGTGAAGCCGGACGTCTGCGTGCTCTTCCTCACGGCCCGGGACGCGGTGGAGGACCGGATCGCGGGCATCACGGCCGGCGGCGACGACTACGTCACCAAGCCGTTCAGCCTGGAGGAGGTCGTCGCCCGGCTGCGCGGCCTGCTGCGCAGGGCCGGCATGGCCCGCCAGCAGGAGGAGGGCCCGCGGCTGACGGTCGGCGACCTGGTCATGGACGAGGAGGCCCGCGAGGTCAGCCGGGCCGGCGAGCTGATCGAACTCTCGCCCACCGAGTTCGAACTGCTCCGCTTCCTCATGCGCAACCCGCGCCGGGTGCTCAGCAAGGCGCAGATCCTCGACCGGGTGTGGTCCTACGACTTCGGCGGCCGGGCCCATGTCGTGGAGCTGTACATCTCCTACCTGCGCAAGAAGGTCGACGCGGGCCGCGCACCCATGATCCACACCGTGCGCGGGGCGGGATACGTCCTGAAACCGGTGACCACGTGA
- a CDS encoding L,D-transpeptidase family protein → MRPGVVLTLVSVSSLALLGLTPGPGSTPLPARMADTGGGSQLITAQAAGTDATSGTLTWWDLRDGRWVAAGTAPARFGANGLAEGGSRTQGTNTTPTGLYDLPFAFGTKAAPSGTRVAYRAVKDSSWWCQDNDSASYNRWVEPLPQDCRASESEHLVSYATQYAYALVIGFNYDRPVRGRGAGIFLHVNGKAATAGCVSVPEDAMRRILQWADPAKRPHVAIGTEDGVTAVTRY, encoded by the coding sequence ATGCGCCCCGGTGTCGTGCTGACCCTCGTGTCCGTCTCCTCGCTCGCCCTGCTCGGCCTCACTCCGGGTCCCGGGTCCACCCCGCTGCCCGCGCGGATGGCCGACACCGGCGGCGGCAGCCAGCTGATCACCGCGCAGGCGGCGGGCACCGACGCGACGTCCGGGACGCTGACGTGGTGGGACCTCCGGGACGGTCGGTGGGTGGCGGCCGGGACGGCTCCGGCGCGGTTCGGAGCGAACGGACTGGCCGAGGGCGGCTCACGGACCCAGGGCACGAACACCACGCCGACCGGTCTGTACGACCTTCCGTTCGCCTTCGGGACCAAGGCGGCGCCGAGCGGGACGAGGGTCGCCTATCGCGCGGTGAAGGACAGTTCGTGGTGGTGCCAGGACAATGACTCGGCTTCGTACAACCGGTGGGTCGAGCCGTTGCCGCAGGACTGTCGTGCGTCCGAGTCCGAGCACCTCGTCTCCTATGCGACGCAGTACGCGTACGCGCTCGTGATCGGCTTCAACTACGACCGGCCGGTGCGCGGGCGCGGCGCCGGGATCTTCCTCCATGTGAACGGCAAGGCGGCCACGGCAGGCTGCGTGTCGGTGCCCGAGGACGCGATGCGGCGGATCCTGCAGTGGGCGGATCCGGCCAAGCGGCCGCATGTCGCCATCGGGACCGAGGACGGGGTCACGGCCGTCACCCGGTACTGA
- a CDS encoding ferredoxin reductase family protein, whose translation MTTTLAGGRAARRQTMRRIRPRRSPAVPLLLAVWAGAAAVLWLWWHNTPSIADDTGRILNAGRITGLLAGYLMALVVLQMARVPALERRVGSDRVARWHAMSGRYTLSLIVAHVFLTMWGYARQAGKSLGDIVQQTMDSINQLPDLGKAAVGTGLFVLIGLTSVGAVRRRMPYDTWYHVHLMTYAAVFLTFWHQITTGNDFAVEPVAKTFWYGLYGAVTALVLWYRILTPIRLNLRHRMRVEAVIEETPGIVSVLIGGRRLHRMGAEAGQFFRWRFLAPGMRFSSHPYSLSAAPRPDMLRITVKAIGDHSARLRELTPGTRVWAEGPYGALTAQRRSRGKVLLVAGGVGITPMRALFETLPGAAGDITLLYRANSTQDLALWDELAKIADERGARLMYAVNSPDGERPDISAENLKRKIPDIDRHDVFMCGPPGFAQSVYEALRGAGVPARRIHHESFEM comes from the coding sequence GTGACCACCACGCTCGCAGGCGGACGTGCCGCCCGCCGCCAGACGATGCGCCGCATCCGCCCGCGCCGCAGCCCGGCCGTACCGCTGCTGCTCGCCGTCTGGGCGGGCGCGGCGGCCGTGCTGTGGCTCTGGTGGCACAACACCCCGTCCATCGCCGACGACACCGGCAGGATCCTCAACGCGGGCCGGATCACCGGCCTGCTGGCCGGCTATCTGATGGCGCTGGTCGTGCTCCAGATGGCGCGCGTGCCCGCGCTGGAGCGGCGGGTCGGCTCGGACCGGGTGGCCCGCTGGCACGCGATGAGCGGCCGCTACACCCTCTCCCTGATCGTGGCGCACGTCTTCCTCACCATGTGGGGGTACGCGCGGCAGGCGGGCAAGTCGCTCGGCGACATCGTCCAGCAGACCATGGACTCCATCAACCAGCTGCCGGACCTGGGCAAGGCTGCCGTCGGCACCGGCCTGTTCGTGCTGATCGGGCTCACCTCCGTCGGCGCGGTCCGCCGCCGGATGCCGTACGACACCTGGTACCACGTGCACCTGATGACGTACGCGGCGGTGTTCCTGACGTTCTGGCACCAGATCACCACCGGCAACGACTTCGCGGTCGAGCCCGTGGCGAAGACCTTCTGGTACGGCCTGTACGGCGCGGTCACCGCGCTGGTGCTCTGGTACCGCATCCTCACCCCGATCCGGCTGAACCTGCGGCACCGGATGCGGGTGGAGGCCGTCATCGAGGAGACGCCGGGCATCGTGTCGGTGCTGATCGGCGGGCGCAGGCTGCACCGGATGGGCGCGGAGGCGGGCCAGTTCTTCCGCTGGCGGTTCCTGGCGCCCGGGATGCGGTTCAGCTCGCACCCGTACTCGCTGTCGGCGGCGCCCCGCCCGGACATGCTGCGGATCACGGTGAAGGCGATCGGCGACCACAGCGCGCGGCTGCGCGAGCTGACGCCCGGCACCCGGGTGTGGGCGGAGGGGCCGTACGGCGCGCTCACCGCGCAGCGCCGCAGCCGCGGCAAGGTGCTGCTGGTCGCGGGCGGGGTCGGCATCACCCCGATGCGGGCGCTGTTCGAGACGCTGCCCGGCGCGGCCGGTGACATCACCCTGCTCTACCGGGCCAACAGCACCCAGGACCTGGCCCTGTGGGACGAGCTGGCGAAGATCGCCGACGAGCGGGGCGCCCGGCTGATGTACGCGGTGAACAGCCCCGACGGCGAGCGGCCGGACATCTCCGCGGAGAACCTGAAGCGGAAGATCCCGGACATCGACCGCCACGACGTCTTCATGTGCGGCCCGCCCGGGTTCGCCCAGTCGGTGTACGAGGCACTGCGCGGCGCGGGGGTCCCCGCCCGCCGCATCCATCACGAGTCGTTCGAGATGTGA
- a CDS encoding sensor histidine kinase gives MSRPHVRARLARLPRPRTLRARLTFGLVVLLAVSCAAVGLAAVVELDGFLTQRLDEQLAQVGTRFPESLEHNGRVPDDHDGDEKGDTRRMATGTFGARLLDGTVTNKGLIRSGDLGADLNVDLTAQDAARLARVPVDGRPHTVELSSLHHYRVVASAGRDGDVLLVGLPLEPVESAVHRLEAVAAIVFGAALVVTGVAGALWVRWSLRPLSRVAATATRVSELPLASGEVALPPRAPDADPGTEVGRVAAAFNRMLGHVEDALTKRHASEERLRRFAADASHELRTPVASVRGHAELALLHPGPVPPEVTRALQRITAESARMGEMVDDLLLLARLDAGRPLEREPVDLTRLVLDAVTDARAAGPGHRWSLDLPEDPVTVPGDAHRLHQVVANLLANARTHTPAGTKVTVTLEADAGSAVLRVHDDGPGVPEEVRPGVFERFTRAEHRRHPNASGAGAGLGLSIVAAVAEAHGGTVGLESRPGSTAFRVRLPR, from the coding sequence GTGAGCCGTCCGCATGTCCGCGCCCGCCTCGCCCGGCTGCCCCGGCCCCGCACCCTGCGCGCCCGCCTCACCTTCGGCCTCGTGGTGCTGCTGGCGGTGAGCTGCGCCGCCGTGGGCCTCGCGGCCGTCGTCGAGCTGGACGGCTTCCTCACCCAGCGCTTGGACGAGCAGCTCGCCCAGGTCGGCACCCGCTTCCCGGAGAGCCTGGAACACAACGGGAGGGTCCCCGACGACCACGACGGGGACGAGAAGGGCGACACCCGCCGCATGGCCACCGGCACCTTCGGCGCCCGCCTGCTCGACGGCACGGTCACCAACAAGGGCCTCATCCGCTCCGGGGACCTGGGCGCGGACCTGAACGTCGACCTGACCGCGCAGGATGCGGCCCGGCTGGCCCGCGTCCCGGTCGACGGCCGGCCGCACACCGTCGAGCTGTCCTCCCTGCACCACTACCGCGTCGTCGCCTCCGCCGGCCGGGACGGGGACGTGCTGCTGGTGGGACTGCCGCTGGAGCCGGTCGAGAGCGCGGTCCACCGGCTGGAGGCGGTCGCCGCGATCGTCTTCGGCGCGGCCCTGGTGGTGACGGGGGTGGCCGGCGCGCTCTGGGTCCGCTGGTCGCTGCGTCCCCTGAGCCGGGTCGCCGCCACCGCCACCCGGGTCAGCGAACTGCCGCTGGCCAGCGGGGAGGTGGCGCTGCCACCGCGCGCTCCGGACGCCGACCCGGGCACCGAGGTCGGCCGGGTGGCGGCCGCCTTCAACCGCATGCTGGGCCATGTCGAGGACGCCCTGACCAAGCGTCACGCGAGCGAGGAGCGGCTGCGCCGGTTCGCCGCCGACGCCAGCCACGAGCTGCGCACCCCGGTCGCCTCGGTCCGCGGCCACGCCGAACTGGCCCTCCTCCACCCGGGCCCGGTGCCGCCGGAGGTGACCCGGGCGTTGCAGCGCATCACCGCCGAGTCCGCCCGCATGGGGGAGATGGTCGACGACCTGCTCCTGCTCGCCCGCCTCGACGCCGGCCGCCCGCTGGAACGCGAGCCGGTCGACCTGACCCGCCTGGTCCTGGACGCGGTCACCGACGCCCGCGCCGCGGGCCCCGGCCACCGCTGGAGCCTGGACCTGCCCGAGGACCCGGTGACGGTCCCCGGCGACGCCCACCGCCTCCACCAGGTGGTGGCCAACCTGCTGGCCAACGCGCGTACGCATACCCCCGCGGGCACGAAGGTGACGGTCACCCTGGAGGCAGACGCCGGTTCGGCCGTCCTCCGCGTCCACGACGACGGCCCCGGCGTCCCGGAAGAGGTCCGGCCCGGCGTCTTCGAACGCTTCACCCGGGCGGAACACCGCCGCCACCCGAACGCCTCCGGCGCGGGCGCGGGCCTGGGGCTGTCGATCGTGGCGGCGGTGGCGGAGGCGCACGGCGGGACGGTGGGGCTGGAGAGCCGGCCGGGCTCCACGGCGTTCCGGGTACGCCTGCCCCGCTGA
- a CDS encoding ferredoxin reductase family protein, with the protein MTTVDAGRAAPPAPVTARRSPAGPVLAVLWAGAAAVVALWWADTASVVGTAGWLTGAGRIAGLLCGYACAVLVGLMARVPLLERRTGSDRVARWHAMAGRYTVCLLLAHIALILAGYAAQDRASLWHEAVTVVLDYPDMLKATAGTVILLAVGVTSARAVRRRTSHEFWYYVHLLTYAAVFLAFFHQLTLGNEFNGKPVATAVWYALYLGVAALVLWYRILTPVRLNRRHQLRVDSVHQEAPGVYSVVVRGRRLDELAARPGQFFRWRFLGQGLGWTSTPYSLSAPPRPDMMRITVKALGDHSAAVALLRPGTRVWAEGPYGSLTADRATSHHCLLIAAGVGITPLRALFETLPGEVTLLYRARGVEDLALGGELEAIARRRGAQVLYALNGPRGERPRITAESLRAAFPGIAGHDVYICGPHGFAREVYEALRAAGVPDRRIHHESFEL; encoded by the coding sequence ATGACCACCGTGGATGCGGGGCGGGCGGCCCCGCCGGCGCCCGTGACCGCACGGCGCTCCCCCGCGGGGCCCGTGCTGGCCGTGCTGTGGGCCGGGGCGGCGGCCGTGGTCGCGCTGTGGTGGGCGGACACCGCCTCCGTGGTCGGCACGGCCGGCTGGCTGACCGGCGCCGGGCGGATCGCCGGGCTGCTGTGCGGGTACGCCTGCGCGGTGCTGGTCGGCCTGATGGCGCGGGTGCCGCTGCTGGAGCGGCGGACAGGCTCGGACCGGGTGGCGCGCTGGCACGCGATGGCCGGCCGGTACACGGTCTGCCTGCTGCTCGCGCACATCGCGCTGATCCTCGCCGGGTACGCCGCCCAGGACCGGGCCTCGCTGTGGCACGAGGCGGTGACGGTCGTCCTGGACTATCCGGACATGCTCAAGGCCACCGCCGGCACGGTGATCCTCCTCGCGGTCGGCGTCACCTCGGCGCGGGCGGTGCGCCGCCGCACCAGCCACGAGTTCTGGTACTACGTCCACCTGCTGACGTACGCGGCCGTGTTCCTGGCCTTCTTCCACCAGCTGACGCTCGGGAACGAGTTCAACGGCAAGCCCGTCGCGACCGCCGTCTGGTACGCGCTGTACCTGGGCGTCGCGGCCCTGGTGCTCTGGTACCGGATCCTCACCCCGGTCCGCCTCAACCGGCGCCACCAGCTGCGGGTGGACTCCGTCCACCAGGAGGCGCCCGGTGTGTACTCGGTCGTCGTGCGCGGGCGGCGCCTGGACGAGCTGGCGGCGCGGCCGGGGCAGTTCTTCCGCTGGCGGTTCCTCGGCCAGGGGCTGGGCTGGACGTCGACGCCGTACTCCCTGTCCGCGCCGCCGCGCCCGGACATGATGCGCATCACGGTCAAGGCGCTCGGCGACCACAGCGCGGCCGTCGCCCTGCTGCGGCCCGGCACCCGGGTGTGGGCGGAGGGCCCCTACGGCTCCCTGACCGCCGACCGGGCCACCAGCCACCACTGTCTGCTCATCGCGGCCGGCGTCGGCATCACCCCGCTGCGGGCGCTCTTCGAGACGCTGCCCGGCGAGGTCACCCTGCTGTACCGGGCGCGCGGCGTCGAGGACCTGGCGCTCGGCGGGGAACTGGAGGCGATCGCCCGCCGGCGCGGCGCCCAGGTGCTGTACGCGCTGAACGGTCCCCGGGGCGAGCGGCCCCGCATCACGGCGGAGTCGCTGCGCGCGGCCTTCCCCGGCATCGCCGGCCACGACGTCTACATCTGCGGGCCGCACGGCTTCGCCCGCGAGGTGTACGAGGCGCTGCGGGCCGCCGGGGTCCCGGACCGCCGTATCCACCACGAGTCGTTCGAACTGTGA
- a CDS encoding FMN-binding protein has protein sequence MRKSHPIRRVVLATAATVSGVVLLLSLKPASGPAAASAAGAAPQQTVAGQQAPQGGSQAAGAGSGTVTGDATQTQYGTVQVRITVAGGKITKAEAVQAPKGGLSDQKTAMAVPKLNQEAVAAQSARIDAVSGATYTSDGYKKSLQSALDKMKPAGSGASGAGSSGAAQARTVTGKVAQTQYGPVQVRITVAGGKITKAEAVQAPKGGLSDQKTAMAVPKLNQEAVAAGTAHIDAVSGATYTSTGYRQSLQSALDQAGG, from the coding sequence ATGAGGAAGAGCCACCCCATTCGGCGGGTCGTGCTGGCCACCGCCGCGACGGTGTCCGGTGTCGTGCTGCTGCTGTCGCTGAAGCCGGCGTCCGGTCCGGCCGCCGCTTCGGCGGCGGGCGCCGCGCCGCAGCAGACGGTCGCGGGGCAGCAGGCCCCGCAGGGCGGGTCGCAGGCGGCGGGCGCGGGTTCCGGCACGGTGACCGGTGACGCGACGCAGACGCAGTACGGGACCGTGCAGGTGCGGATCACCGTCGCCGGCGGGAAGATCACCAAGGCGGAGGCCGTCCAGGCGCCCAAGGGCGGGCTCAGCGACCAGAAGACCGCGATGGCCGTGCCCAAGCTGAACCAGGAGGCCGTCGCGGCGCAGAGCGCGCGGATCGACGCGGTGTCGGGGGCGACGTACACGAGCGACGGCTACAAGAAGTCGCTGCAGTCGGCGCTGGACAAGATGAAGCCGGCGGGTTCCGGTGCGTCGGGCGCCGGCTCCTCCGGTGCGGCGCAGGCCCGTACGGTCACCGGGAAGGTGGCGCAGACGCAGTACGGGCCGGTCCAGGTGCGGATCACCGTCGCCGGCGGGAAGATCACCAAGGCGGAGGCCGTCCAGGCGCCCAAGGGCGGACTCAGCGACCAGAAGACCGCGATGGCCGTGCCCAAGCTGAACCAGGAGGCCGTCGCGGCCGGCACCGCGCACATCGACGCCGTCTCCGGCGCCACCTACACCAGCACCGGCTACCGGCAGTCCCTCCAGTCGGCGCTGGACCAGGCCGGTGGCTGA
- a CDS encoding FMN-binding protein, which translates to MHALKRNRPLRRIVLAGAATVTGMVLLLSLKPHTGPTLATADTKSPTVSGSSAPSSGSSGGSSGSSPGSATGSRTATGDTVQTRWGPVQVRVTITGGKLTDVTAVRYPQDNPRDQEINSYALPQLRREALAAQSADIDMVSGATYTSTGYKQSLQSALDSAGL; encoded by the coding sequence GTGCATGCCCTGAAGAGGAACCGCCCCCTGCGCCGCATCGTGCTGGCCGGCGCCGCCACGGTCACCGGGATGGTGCTGCTGCTGTCGCTGAAGCCGCACACGGGCCCCACGCTCGCCACGGCCGACACCAAGTCCCCCACGGTGTCGGGCAGTTCGGCCCCGTCGAGCGGCTCGTCGGGGGGATCGAGCGGCTCTTCCCCGGGGTCGGCGACGGGCAGCAGGACCGCCACCGGCGACACCGTCCAGACCCGCTGGGGCCCGGTCCAGGTGCGGGTGACGATCACGGGCGGGAAGCTCACGGACGTGACCGCCGTGCGGTACCCGCAGGACAACCCGCGCGACCAGGAGATCAACAGCTACGCGCTGCCCCAGCTGCGGCGCGAGGCGCTGGCGGCGCAGAGCGCGGACATCGACATGGTGTCCGGCGCCACGTACACCAGCACCGGCTACAAGCAGTCCCTGCAGTCCGCGCTCGACTCCGCGGGGCTGTGA